CCCGCCCCCAAGACCCGGACGAAGAAGCGCCGTCGTCGGTCGAACGAGCGTTTGCCCGGTTGTTTGTGCATATTCGGCAAACGGCCGATTTTATGATTGATTACCACAACGCCTGGATAGACTCCATCTCTTTTGTCTTTCGTGACCGGGTGCTGTATCACGCCAAGGGCGAAAACGAAGCGCAAAACCGGGCTAAAGCTGAAGCCCTGGCCCATCAACAAGAAGCGATGATGGCCGCTTATGGGCATACCATCGTCACCGAGTTTCCGGCGAAGCATTACATCAAACAGGATTTGCATCGCTCCACCTCTGGCGCGGCGCTGTTGGTGGCTGGTATACCGGCCTTCACGGTGGAATTGGGCACGGGCCTGATGCCTGACCAGGCGATGGTGGCGGCTTCGGTGGCCGGTACGCGCAATGTGCTGCGTTGGGCCGGTATGCTGCCCGGCGACATGGAGCCAATTGTCGGCATTAAAATGGCGGATCCTGGTTTTCGTACCCGGCGCAGCGAGGGCACGCGGGTGGAGGAGGCGTGTGTGGCTTTGCATCTGGTGGAATCGGGTGACATGGTTAAAAAGGGGGACCCACTGGCCGAACTGCGCGATGTATGGGGACGGCCGTTAGCCAACAGCCCGCTCCGTTCACCCCACGATGGTTTTGTCATCGCCCGTGAACACGGCATCTATTTCTACCCCGGCGATACCATCGTCCACCTCTCCATTCACGATGAGGACCCCGTGACAGCCCCATACCCCGATGCCTATTACCGGGAATGACGATAAGCCGCCGACTCTCGTCATTCCTTCGACAAGCTCAGGACCAATCGTCAATTTTGCGTCTCAAACCATTTCCTCAGCCACGCTTCCAGGTCGTCGGGGCGGTTGGCGACAACGGCCGTAAACTTCACGCCCGGGTAATGTTGCTGGAACCAGGAAGGGGTCAGCACTTCCGGCCAATGGTGAGGGTTCACGGCGATGACCTGTTTGTGAGTCAGGTCGCCCACGCCGGCGTCGTCGGCCGAAAAGCCAATGGTGAAACGGCCGTTAAACCCACCCCGCGCCGCCGCCATGAACCAATGCACGTCGGCCGTTGGTGGCAGCAGCACATAAATCCGTTGATAATTCAGCCGCGAGGCGTCGCTGGGCACAAGCTGCATGTCGCGGGCCACTTGCAGCAGCCGCAGCGCCAACAGCCGCGCTCCCTTGTCGCCGACAAAGCGTACTTCGTATAGGCCATCGGCGACGGCCGTGAAATCATAGCGCCAGACGTGGCGCTCGCCGTCTACAGTGTGGCCCAGGGGGGAGACGGCCGTCAACACCTCCGCCGCGTCCTTCACCAACAAATCCACCTGCCGGTGTTCCCGCGTTGAAGACACCTTCACTTGAACTGCCTCCCCCGGGTGGGGGTGTTCTGGTTCCAGCGTAATGTAGGTATCGCCCGCGCCGATGATGTTCACGCTGCGCTTGTGGCGGCCAATCGGGCGCAAAAAGGCATTGCGCCAGAAAACGCTCTGCTGCCGCTTGGGCAAGTTTGGCGCCGACTTCAGGTAAATGGTGATGGTGGTCGTCTCGGCGTCGGCCGTCAGGTGCAGAGTCTCCCAATGGCTCAGGGGCTGGGCCACCGCGCTCCACTGAATCAGCGGGCTTTCCGGGTCTACACCGCCAGTGGGATCAATGCCAATTTGCAGGTTGACATCGCTGCCTTCCACCCGGCTGCCGGGCGTCGGCTCATCGCTGGACCAGGCTTGCCCTTCAACGGTTAGCTCATACCGGTTGCCGGGAGCGGCCGGCGCCTGCTGCCACAGCCCACCCACATGGGTTCCCCACGGCGTGGTTAGCTGCTGCACCGGCCGATTGTCCATGGTGAAGTTGCTAAAGACCGGTTGGCGATGTTTCCAGTTGGGGTCGTCGGGACGGGGCGGCAGCCACCAACTCATCCAGCCAACGGCCGTTATCCGCTGCGTATCCCCGCCGACCGCGTAAAACGGCTCACCCAGATTTCCGTTAAGCAAAAATTCAGCTTGGCTCATACCAATTCCTGAGTGATCATCTAGAAATTACATCGCCCAGATTGGACCAATCGCCAAGATTGGTCCAATCTAAAAAACAGGAAATGATTCTTAGACGATTACTAAGCGTCAAACCCTAATCCACGCTCTTTCAACGACACATATCGCTGGTGGCCGATGACAATATGGTCCAGCACATCCAGGTCTAACAGCTTGCCGGCGGCCACCAACTGCCGCGTCACATTTACATCCTCCGGCGATGGCGATGGGTCGCCGGACGGATGGTTGTGGGCCACAATAAAGGCGGCCGCGTTGGCCTTGAGGGCTGCGCGGAACAATTCGCCAATGCGAATCACCGAGGTATTGAGGCTGCCGATATAAATGTTGGGCGTGCCCAGCACCCGATTTCGTGTATCCAATAAAATAAGCCGCAAATGCTCCTGCTCCAAAAACATCATCTCCGACATCAACAAATTAGCCGCGTCGGCCGGCGATGTGATGCGCGGTTTTTCTTCCGGCGCGCTGGCCATCAGCCGCCGCCCAATTTCCAAAGCCGCTTTAATTTCCACCGCCTTGGCCTGGCCGATGCCTTTGACGCTCATCAATTCCGGGATGGTCGCTCGCGCCAGTCCGGGGATGGAGCCAAAGGTGTGCAGCAGTCGTTCGGCCAGTCGCAGCACATTTTCGCCGCCTGTGCCGGTACGTAAAACAATCGCCAATAGTTCGGCCGACGAAACCGCGCCGGCCCCCACCTTGACCAACCGTTCACGCGGCCGGTCATGTTCGGCCATATCTCGAATCTTGGGTATGTAGGCCGCTCTTTTCTCCGTTTCCATTCCGCCCTCCTCGGAAAAACGCGGCGCGGCCAGACAAATCGCGCCGCACGGTTTTAGCCTTGTGCCTGATACAGCAGTCGGGCTTTGTTTACAAAGCCCGACTGTTGTTGGCGCTGCTAGCAGCCGTAAACCGAAGTCCGTATGCTGTTTTCCGTTGGCATTTGCCAGAGGCAGCGCCCTACGAAATAGGCAATACGGATTATCGAATACGGGTACTAGGCCGCGCTTTTGATCAAGACGATAAACTCTTCCCATTCTTCGGCGGCCAGGTGCAGGGTGATGCCGCCCATTTCCACGTGGTAGACAAACCCGTCATCTTCCTGGCTGCGCCAGACCGCGAAACTTTCCGTTTCGGCGATGATGTCGGCGTCAAATTGTGAACCATTTTCGTTTGCTTTCATTAAAAATTCTCCTTTGAATTGAGTATGATCTTGAAGTCTGTGGCTTAGATTCCGGCGTCCAGGGCGGCGAACAGGCTGTTTTTGGTCAGGGCCACCACTGGCTCTGGTGTGGGCTAAAGCCCCATCTGGCCGACGCCGTGTAGACGACTGTCTCGAATCAAGTTGCAGAGAGCAATTATACAAGAGTTTGGCGGAAACAACATTGGGGCGACGCTCAGCGCCGTCGCTGATGACAATATCCCCTGGCTATGCCGCTTCTTGCCTAGACGAACCGCCAAAATCGCCTGAGCTGCCCTATTGACAAGCGGCGCCAGATTGCTTAAAGTTTGCAGGCTGGGGAGCAAAAAACAAACCAAGGTGGGAAAAATGGTTCAACAACAAGCTGCCCAACAATCAATCGCCAAAGATGACCGGATTCACCGTGAAACGAAGTGGCTGGCCGCGTTCATCATCCCTTTTCTGATAGCCGCTTTCATTTTGCTGTTTATCTGGCCTGACCAGACAGACAAAACCTTTGCCTGGACCATTGTGCCCACCATGACGCCAATGATGCTGGCATCCGCCTATCTTGGGGGGATTTATTTCTTCAGCGGCGTCCTGCGGGCGCAAAAGTGGCATCATATCAAGACCGGCTTTCTGCCGGTCACCGCCTTCGCCTCCATCCTCGGCATCGCCACGCTGCTTCATTGGGACCGCTTTAACCACCAACACATCTCTTTCTTCACCTGGACAGCCCTGTATCTGACAACGCCATTTTTGGTGATTGCCACCTGGCTGCGGAACCGGAGAGTGGACCCAGGAACGGCCGTTGCCAACCTCCAAATCATCCCCACCTCCTGGCGCTGGATGATGGGGCTGGTCGGCGGGATCACCGTGCTGACATCCCTGCTCCTCTTCATGCAGCCCGCCCTGATGATTAACCTCTGGCCGTGGCAGCTTACCCCGCTCACGGCGCGGGTCATCAGTGCCATGTTCGCCCTGCCTGGTCTGGTGGGATTAGGCATCGCCTTCGACCCCCGTTGGAGCGCGGCCCGTCTGATTCTGCAGGCGCAGTGGGTTTCCATCTTATTCATCCTGATCAGCACCCTGCGCGCCTGGAGCGAATTCGACCCAGCCAACGCCGTCACCTATCTGTTTGTTGGTGGCCTATTCCTTCTATTGATCGGCATTGCCCTGTTCTATTTTCTGATGGAATCGCAAAAGAAAGAGACACCAACTTAAGGAGGCGATTGGCGATTACCCTGCTGCGCGATCTCCAGCCCCAATCGCCAATCTCGCCCCACCTGTTCGGAGGAGATGGTTTGATGGCCCATTACTTATTTGTTACCACCTGGAAAATTGATACAGATATTGAGAACGTTTGGCGACTGATCAACGAACCGGAAGTCTGGCCGACCTGGTGGCCTGCGGTCGAAAGCACCCGCCAGCTATCACCCGGAGGTGAAGACGGGATTGGCAGCCGCTGGCAGTTTGTCTTTGTCAGCCGCCTGCCCTACAAACTGGCTTTTGAGTCACAAATCACGCACAAAGAGGCGCCATTTATTCTTGAAGGCCAGGCTTCTGGCGAGCTGGAAGGCTTTGGCCGATGGGAACTGTCGCAAGAAGGCTCGTTGACGACGACGCGCTATACCTGGAATGTCAACACGACCAAAACGTGGATGAACGTCCTGACTCCGCTGCTGCGCCCTCTTTTTAGCTGGAATCATAACGTCACCATGCAGGCGTGCAGCGAGGGCATGGCCAGGTATCTGGGAGTGAGCCTGGCCAGCCCGGCCTCCCATGGCCCAACGGAGCGTTGATTTTTGGCTTTCCTGGAGTTTGTTGCCGCGACAGACTCTGGCGCAGTTGTGCCTTATATTCAAAGGTCGCCCGGTTTCATGCCGGGCGATTTTTGATCATACTGCCCCCAACCTGATCTGGGTCTACAATCAGAATACGGCAGAACAATCCTTGATTTTTATAGACCAGTCTGTATAATTCTCTATATGGCTTCACGACGAGAGCAAATTATCGAGACAACCTGCCACCTAATCGAAATGCAGGGCTATTCGGCAACCGGCCTGAACCAGATTTTGGCGGAGAGCGGCGCACCCAAAGGCTCGCTTTACTACTACTTCCCCGAAGGCAAGGATGAACTTGTCGAAGCGGCTATCAGCCAGACCAGCCGGCTTATCTCCGAGCGGCTGCGCAAGGGCATGGACGCCTATGAACAACCAGCCCAGGCGATTCCGGCTTTTTTGCGCGATCTGGCGCAGCACGTGCAGGCCAGTGGTTTCCAGGCGGGCGGGCCGATAACGGCCGTTGCCCTGGAAGCCGCCTCCACCAACGAACGCCTCAATAACGCCTGCCGCGACGCCTACCGCGTTTGGCAGTCAGTGATTGTAGAAAAGTTGTTAAGCAGTGGTTACGAGCCGGTGCGAGCGCGGCGGTTGGCTGTCGTCACTATTGCCCTGATTGAAGGGGCCATCATCCTCAGCCGCAGCGAGCGCAATGTCGGCCCGTTGTTGGACGCGGCCGTTGAGCTGGAGCGTCTGTTGTAAGGCTTTTTTTTACCATGAAATTATGTAGACTGGTCTAATATATGAATGGAACCATTTTAGTCACAGGGGCAACGGGCAACGTTGGCCGCGAACTGGCGCAACTGCTGCGCGACGCCGGGCAGCAGTTGCGGGCGGCCGTCGTGTCAGCCGCCGACGCGGCCAATCTACCAGAGGGCGTACCCTGGGCGCTGTTCGATTTCACCAACCCGGCCACTTACGCCGCAGCTTTTGCCGGCGTGGACCGGCTGTTCTTGCTGCGCCCGCCCCACATCGCCAACATCGCGCGGGATATGCAGCCGGCCATCGCCTATGCTGCCGCCGCAGGCGTGCAGCACATCGTTTTTCTGTCGTTGGTGGGGGCGGAGAAGAATCGGTTTGTGCCTCATGCCAAAGTCGAGGCGCTGCTGATGGCCGGTTCCGTGCCTTATACGCTGCTGCGCTGCGGTTTCTTCATGCAAAATCTGTCCACCACCCACCGGCAGGACATCCGCGACCATGACGACATTTTTGTACCGGCCGGTCGGGGCAAGACGGCGTTTGTGGATGTGCGAGACATCGCGGCGGTGGCGGCTCGAGTCCTGACGGAGCCGGGTCATGCACAGCAGGCTTATCCGCTGACGGGTGGGGAAGCGCTGGATTATGGGGCGGTGGCGGCGCTGATGAGCGACGCGTTGGCACGGCCAATCGGTTACAGTCAACCCCATTTTTTACGGTTTGCCTGGCGGTTCTGGCGGCGCGGCCATCCGCTCGGTTACGTGGCCGTGATGACGGCCATTTATCTGACAACGCGCCTGGGCATGGCGGAGACGGTGCATCCAGAAACGGCCGTTTTGCTCAACCGCCCGTCGATCACCATGCGCCAATTCATCAGCGATGACGCGGCTGTGTGGCAAAAAACACCGCAGTCACAAGGCATATAAAAAACCCACTGGAAGGTTAAGCAGTATGAAAGGCCGGGGACCCAATTGGCCCGCGCCGATTTTGCCCGCTTTATGCTGGATCAGGCGGCGTCAGATACCTGGCGGCGCAAAGCGCCGATGCTAAGTAATTAGCGATGTCGGCGAATTGCTAACCACAAAAGGCACAAAGCACACAAAGCTTTTCTTCGTGTCCTTTGCGCGTTTGTGCTGAACAGATATTTAAGGAGAACAAAGTGACAACTTTTACAAGCAACGAACAAATTGACAAAAGCAAAATCTGGCCAACGGGTCTGGCTGCAATTGGCCTGTCTCTGGTGGCTAATTTACTCGCTTACTTTATATTAAACGCCGTCCTAGATTTACCCTCGCCGGCCGAGTTTCCCCCTTTAAGTGCGGCAGCCATTGGCATCATGACGGTGCTGTTTACCTTCCTGGCCGTGGTGGCCTTTGTCGTGGTGGTGCGGATGGCTAAACGGCCGCTGCGTACTTACCGCATTGTGGCCACCGTTGTCTTTGTCCTGTCAATCATTCCTAACATCATATCGGCCGTCAATCCGGCGGCCGCCCCATTTCCCTTTCCCGCAGCCTCAGCTTCAGGCTTTCTGGTCCTGATCATCTTTCACGTCATTGCCTATCTGATCATGGTTTGGCTGTTAACGACAAAGACTGGAAAGACCTGACGGTTTTGGCTGAGACGTGGTGGCAGCGGAACGGCCGAAGGAACGGCCGTTTCCTCAATCAGATCGGTTCTTTAGCTCTGACATTTACCTGCTCCAAGTTTTTAAGTGCAGGACCATGAATAACCGTGCCATCCATGGCAAAGCGCGATCCGTGACACGGACAATCCCAGCTCTTTTCCGCCGAATTCCACTGAATAAAACAACCCATATGGGTGCAGGCTGGTGACAAAGCAGTGAGGTTCCCATCTTCTGCCATATAAACGGCTACCGCTCCGTCTTCTGTGTTGACAAGCTTGCCTTCTCCCGGCTCGACGGTATCGGTCACTGCCAGACGATCTCCCACAAAATGTTTAGCCACTTGTGCTGAATGTTTGGCAAATTCGGGCACGCTTTTCAGATTAATGCGGTTCGGGTCGTAAAGCTCAGCCCAAGGATTTTCCCGTTCCAAGATCAGATCGCGCAGGAGCATTCCAGCAACCATGCTGTTTGTCATGCCCCAACCACCAAAACCGGCAGCCACGTAAACATGGTGCGAGACGGGTGAATAACGGCCAACATACGGCAGCCGATCCAGAGTTTGATTGTCCTGTGTAGACCAACGATACTCGATAGATTTCACGTTGAAATTTTCACGCGCCCACTGCTCAACCCGTTGGTAACGTTCTACAGTATCGTCATCCTGTCCGGGGATATGCCCTTCACCCCCCACCAATAGAAATTCGCCGTCAGCTCCTGAATGATGGCGCATTGTATGGGATGAATCAGTGGTGATAAACATGCCCTGCGGTACTGGTTCTGCCAGGCGGGCGGCCAAAACATAGGAACGATGTGGTTTCAGCCGGGTGGCATAGAGAACTTTGTCATTAAACGGGAAGTGGCTGGCAACAATAACGTCAGCGGCGTGAATCGTTCCCCGATTTGTGGTTACAACACAAGGGTCATCATCGGAAACATCCAAAACCTGGGTATCTTCAAAAATATTACTGCCGTCGCCAGGAATATCGTGGGCGAGAGCTAATACGTATTGGCGCGGATGAAATTGCGCCTGGTTGTCGAAGCGTACCGCTGCTTTAACAAGAAAAGGCAGCGGCGTCTCCTCGGTGAACGATGCGGGCAGCCCCAGTTTTAAGGCTGCTTCTACCTCATCATGGATTTTGGCTGTTTCCTCGTCGGACTCAGCATAGGTATAAGCTGCGGTGCGTCTAAACTCGCAGTTGATTTGTTTATCCCGGACGAAATTGGCTATTTGTTGGATGGCAGTCTCGTTGGCATTGGCGTAGATTTGCGCTTTTTCTTTGCCAAAATGCTGAATGAGATAGGCGTAGATCAGGGTGTGCAAGGAGGTTACTTTTGCCGTGGTGTTGCCGCTGACGCCTTCAACGATCCGTTTTGCTTCCAGCACAGCCACTGTTTTGCCCTGCTCTTTCAGCAGCGCAGCGGTTGTCAGGCCCACAATGCCACCGCCGACGATAGCCACATCCACCTGTAAGTTGTCTTGCAAAGAAGGGAAATTCGTTTGGGGTGTCGTGTCCAGCCAGAGGGAAATTGGTTTTCCAGGAAGATCATCATATTTATGTTTCATCATCTTTTACCGGCGTACCCCGGCCTCC
Above is a genomic segment from Candidatus Leptovillus gracilis containing:
- a CDS encoding succinylglutamate desuccinylase/aspartoacylase family protein, encoding MAKSISLGTAVAQPGTIQYGQWDAITHPTGHDDYLPVMIAQGRKAGPCIWLTAGIHGPEHTGPTVLYRLITQELVDQLRGTIVALPALSPAGLRTKEYVPYHLPKNPNRMWPDGKPARPQDPDEEAPSSVERAFARLFVHIRQTADFMIDYHNAWIDSISFVFRDRVLYHAKGENEAQNRAKAEALAHQQEAMMAAYGHTIVTEFPAKHYIKQDLHRSTSGAALLVAGIPAFTVELGTGLMPDQAMVAASVAGTRNVLRWAGMLPGDMEPIVGIKMADPGFRTRRSEGTRVEEACVALHLVESGDMVKKGDPLAELRDVWGRPLANSPLRSPHDGFVIAREHGIYFYPGDTIVHLSIHDEDPVTAPYPDAYYRE
- the radC gene encoding DNA repair protein RadC — encoded protein: METEKRAAYIPKIRDMAEHDRPRERLVKVGAGAVSSAELLAIVLRTGTGGENVLRLAERLLHTFGSIPGLARATIPELMSVKGIGQAKAVEIKAALEIGRRLMASAPEEKPRITSPADAANLLMSEMMFLEQEHLRLILLDTRNRVLGTPNIYIGSLNTSVIRIGELFRAALKANAAAFIVAHNHPSGDPSPSPEDVNVTRQLVAAGKLLDLDVLDHIVIGHQRYVSLKERGLGFDA
- a CDS encoding SRPBCC family protein, whose translation is MAHYLFVTTWKIDTDIENVWRLINEPEVWPTWWPAVESTRQLSPGGEDGIGSRWQFVFVSRLPYKLAFESQITHKEAPFILEGQASGELEGFGRWELSQEGSLTTTRYTWNVNTTKTWMNVLTPLLRPLFSWNHNVTMQACSEGMARYLGVSLASPASHGPTER
- a CDS encoding TetR/AcrR family transcriptional regulator, whose amino-acid sequence is MASRREQIIETTCHLIEMQGYSATGLNQILAESGAPKGSLYYYFPEGKDELVEAAISQTSRLISERLRKGMDAYEQPAQAIPAFLRDLAQHVQASGFQAGGPITAVALEAASTNERLNNACRDAYRVWQSVIVEKLLSSGYEPVRARRLAVVTIALIEGAIILSRSERNVGPLLDAAVELERLL
- a CDS encoding NmrA family NAD(P)-binding protein, translating into MNGTILVTGATGNVGRELAQLLRDAGQQLRAAVVSAADAANLPEGVPWALFDFTNPATYAAAFAGVDRLFLLRPPHIANIARDMQPAIAYAAAAGVQHIVFLSLVGAEKNRFVPHAKVEALLMAGSVPYTLLRCGFFMQNLSTTHRQDIRDHDDIFVPAGRGKTAFVDVRDIAAVAARVLTEPGHAQQAYPLTGGEALDYGAVAALMSDALARPIGYSQPHFLRFAWRFWRRGHPLGYVAVMTAIYLTTRLGMAETVHPETAVLLNRPSITMRQFISDDAAVWQKTPQSQGI
- a CDS encoding FAD-dependent oxidoreductase; translated protein: MKHKYDDLPGKPISLWLDTTPQTNFPSLQDNLQVDVAIVGGGIVGLTTAALLKEQGKTVAVLEAKRIVEGVSGNTTAKVTSLHTLIYAYLIQHFGKEKAQIYANANETAIQQIANFVRDKQINCEFRRTAAYTYAESDEETAKIHDEVEAALKLGLPASFTEETPLPFLVKAAVRFDNQAQFHPRQYVLALAHDIPGDGSNIFEDTQVLDVSDDDPCVVTTNRGTIHAADVIVASHFPFNDKVLYATRLKPHRSYVLAARLAEPVPQGMFITTDSSHTMRHHSGADGEFLLVGGEGHIPGQDDDTVERYQRVEQWARENFNVKSIEYRWSTQDNQTLDRLPYVGRYSPVSHHVYVAAGFGGWGMTNSMVAGMLLRDLILERENPWAELYDPNRINLKSVPEFAKHSAQVAKHFVGDRLAVTDTVEPGEGKLVNTEDGAVAVYMAEDGNLTALSPACTHMGCFIQWNSAEKSWDCPCHGSRFAMDGTVIHGPALKNLEQVNVRAKEPI